In the Arachis ipaensis cultivar K30076 chromosome B04, Araip1.1, whole genome shotgun sequence genome, ATGTTCCCCTGTACCAACCTCGTCGCCGACATTGCCGCTGAGGTCAACAGCGAACGAAGGGGAGGCGACAGGCTGGGTCGGTGGCTCATACGcagggacggaggaagaagcaacggcaggtcTCGAGCTAGAACCGGCCACCGCGGCTAAAGTGTgtgtattccggttcgaaccccccgagctggataccacatcaaccaactttacCAACAGCTCTGGTGTGCTCACCTCGGGAAACTGCCAGCGACAATGAtacatgacctgcaagtcctcatcactcccgatcgtgaaacagTCATACTTCACGGTATCTTGGAGCACCGTcgttggaatgcgatagaaaaacttcttaaccctttTCAGACCATCCAGACTAAGTTTCAGAAGTACAgagctaacaaggtcatcatagctcgtcgtaggcctcacgataatacagagaggatccttatcggtgaacttcacaccggatcGAGTTTGTTTCTCTTGatcgatcctctgtggtgaactaACACTAGAAAACTATCTTCACTAGCCATCTAACCCCTCTATTGAGAGCAACTCACGTACACATCATATATATAGACCTCTGcttcatagtaattcgaatcaagttcattcacactatatatatataattcgaatcatatcaattcgaattacccTAAGTAAGCAACCAAtactaattcgaatcaagtaGATTCGAACTCCCTCTTCATGCAGGTGATgctagtaattcgaattgactTAATTCGAACTACGCTTCATTAAATCGAtgcatattgattcgaattacttagGAACGTTATTAGTCAATAATTCGAGTTacatcaattcgaattacgtTGAAAACTAATTCGAAttgtattgattcgaattacatatatttgtTCTTTGGTGGATTGATATATCAGAATTTTATTTGGCTGATTTGGGTAATTTTAAACCTTCCTTGGCACATATACGTTTTTTACCCTATTTATTaattctaataataattaataaatgataaataagacaaattttatttttgattttttttaccaaatatttctattatttgatttaattttaaggCATTTTTACCTCTTAGTGTTTAAACAGCTGgttaattagttttttctttaataaaaatCAAGCATTATTACTTAATTTACCTAACCAATTTTAGTTGATCTAATAGTTAATTCAATAGTTCGTTTAAATAAATATTGGaagtttaaattttgttttgtaCATACAATAATTAATTGACTAATAACAAAATCTTAAATAAAATTATATGCGACAAATTAGTTCTTAACCTGTCGTATTGAAAAATAATGTCTGAAAcaaaaaaattacttaatttttcaaaaaccctTACCATTATTTCCCTTCCGTTTTTATTTAAGTATTCCTTATATTGCAGTTGACCTGTGTACGTACCTAACTCTGACTTTGAAACAGAATCGCTTGGAGAATTGCTGAGGGAGATGATATTTTCTTGGATAAACGGGTATGTGTTTTGTACAAATATTTACTCCGTTCTTGAATAATGAGATGAAAGTGGGAATGAAGAGGAGCGTGGATTAtttattctttttcattttttttggtgacttaaaagaaaataaacaaaaattaagaaagaaaaaaaaacaagaaactgcAGCAGTCCCGCTGAATATtactctcaaactccttccaaggcaatggaagctccacttggggagaaatagtcctcattgcagtctttgccatgatgtctgctactgtatttgcatctctcaagatcaaccgaagatcagcacgccatttccaagacatgatatttcggatttttaacaccaaaggatcaataaacccagagcaatcttgtaaattattgacaatagtaaaagcctccacacagtctgtctcacatataatgtctctttgtcccgagtcccatgctaaaagaaagcctctccaaatagcaaacaactctccttgcaaaatgctacgactctcaattgttcccagacagcctcgttgccaccttcccttccaatctctgctaacacaagcaaaaccaactcgagcaccactgccaagatagctagcatcacaattaatcttaaaggtacccactCAGGGGGGAATCCAAgaagataattttttaaataataaatttaaaaattaattatttttaataatgtgaTAATATACTACCAGTTATCTgtataatatcttttttttaatttttatactgAGACTGGtagaacataaaaataaaattttattaatgtaCTACTCACTATACATTGGTGATGTGATAAACCTTTTTCACTTTCCAGCTTATATCCCTAGATGTGGGTGCACTTGACGCTGAACCAAAAAAGTTTGAGCAAGGGATGAATGCCATTATCGACGAAGTAACTAAATCTAACGGCGAGATTATGCTTTTCGTTGATGACATCCACAAGATTGTTGCGGAAGGTAACAAGTTTAAAATCTTTTCTAGTTTggattatttttattggttttaaCCAATGCACTATTGATATGAACTAANNNNNNNNNNNNNNNNNNNNNNNNNNNNNNNNNNNNNNNNNNNNNNNNNNNNNNNNNNNNNNNNNNNNNNNNNNNNNNNNNNNNNNNNNNNNNNNNNNNNNNNNNNNNNNNNNNNNNNNNNNNNNNNNNNNNNNNNNNNNNNNNNNNNNNNTTTATCAAtgactttaaaaataaatttcaataaattaattttaaagtgGAAGAGCTGACACACACACACTCTTGACAGATGTGTTAAGGAGAAGTATTTCTCGGGGAGAGCTGCGGTGTATAGGAGCGACAACAATGGACGAGTATCATAAGCACATTGAGAAAGATCCCACATTAGCTCGTTCCTTTTCTCCGGTTTATGTTGACGAACCCTCTATTGAAGAAACCATTTCGATATTAGAGGGATTGCGACCAAAATATGAGCAGCATCACCGAGTCCGCATTTCTAAACGTGCACTTAAGAAAGCTGCACTGCTATCAGATCAACACATAATTGGAAATTTTTTACCTGCCAAAGGTAATTAAACACTTTTTATCTTAGCTTATTGGAAAAGTTTAGGAGTCcggcaactttgttaaattctggccagtacGTAACCACTAAAAAAAATGAGCCATTGAATAAAATcttacaccaatctcacaccattaaaactattATAATAGccatttgatggctacaaatcacaaaaattactagCTCCTAgcattcttctttaatttttggtATCTCTGTCTTTCGTTTGTCTTGTTAACTTGACATGTGAAACGAGTAATTGCTAGCCACTTGGAATTTGGAAATTGCAGCTATTGAACTGATTGATGATACAGCTTCTGCGAAAGTAGTGAATTTGCAAACGGTTTCTAAACATGTTGGGAGTGATAAGAGCAAGTTGATCCCGGAGTCAGAAACGGAGAAACTGAGTCTGGAGAGCAGCATCGATGAAGTAACAGACGACAATATTGTTGCAATTGTCAGCAAAAAGACCAAAATACCCGAGTGGAAGCTGAAACAGTCAGAGGAGGAGAAGCTGTTGCATTTGGAGGAGGAGCTGCGTAAGCGAGTGGTAGGACAAGGGCATGCTGTGGAGGCGGTAGTTAAAGCGGTGCAACGCTCAAGAGTAGGTCTTGGAAATCAAAAGCGTCCCACAGCAAGCTTCATGTTTATGGGACCCATGGGAGTTGGAAAGACCAAGCTAGCTAAGGCACTTGCTTATTTGTTGTTCAACACAGAGGAAGCATTGGTGCGCTTCGATATGAGTGCGTACAAGGAAAAGCAGGCAGTATCACGCTTGATAGGGTCTCCACCTGAAGAAGGAGGGCTGCTCACTGAAGCCGTTCGACGCAGACCGTATTCCGTTATTCTGTTTGATGAGATCGAGAAGGCACATCCGGAGCTTCTAGACGAAGTCTTGCTTCCCATCTTGGATGAAGGTAAAATAAAGGACGCAGCAGGTCGCTTGGTCAACTTCACCAATACTGTCATCATTATGACCTCAAATGCTGGGTCAAAGCTCGTCCTGGAAGACGCCGATAATATAACGAATAAGCTGTCATACCAAGAGCTCAAAGAGAAAGCAATATCCGAGCTTCAACAACCTGAGCTCATAAATCGAGTTGATGAATCTGTTGTTTTCCAGCCTCTTGACGCTGACCAAATAATTAGCATTGTTAAGTTAAAGGTATCCATTACGCTATAAATATGTATTAAAGTTATTGTTTTATATGATACAAGAATCATGTTATTTATAGAAATATTACCAATTAATTTCTTAAGTATTCATCTATTAACTCTGAACCACTTATCATTACTTTAATAATTGCATTTAACTAGTTGTCGTTTTGGTTTCTCTTGTGACAGCTTAATGATCTCTCACGGAAGATGGAACAAGATAAAGGGATGAAAATCCAGGTGATGGAAGATGCTTTAAAACTTCTTGGTCGCTGGGGGCGTGACCTGAACTATGGTGCATGGCCGGTGAAGCGAGTAATTCAGAAGAAAGTGGAGGATGAACTTGCCAAGGGCATTCTTGTAGAAAAATTTAAGCAGGGAGACACAATCGTAATAGACGCAGTAGCATCCTCTTCCTCAACCTCTTCCCGGGAGCTTTCTTTTACCAAGCCTCAGAAAGATAAATCATCTACGAGTAATGTTTTCCCGTTCACATTAGTAGCGTAGTCTACCTCCCCGCTTTTCAAGacaattttttaatatttgaagAACAACATATTAAACTTCCTCGTGCCTTTTGCAGCTACATATATCTTTAAGTGCTCCTAGTTTTCTTTAGTGCATTGTATATATTAAACCCTTGTAAAAATGTTTGCAATAAATGTAAAGAGAAATGACGTTTGCACTTaattttatgtatatattttttggacaaattacataaataaataaaaaataattaattttattcaattataatatttttaaaataattatatttccttcctatATTNNNNNNNNNNNNNNNNNNNNNNNNNNNNNNNNNNNNNNNNNNNNNNNNNNNNNNNNNNNNNNNNNNNNNNNNNNNNNNNNNNNNNNNNNNtaattttatttttttaatataaatcatgagaaaaatacttattttaaatagaaaaatataaaagccAGTTGAAAAACACGATTTATGCTTTATATTTGTATGCGTAAATCGTGGTCTCTGGATATAAGTTTTAAAGTTGTAAAAAATTTGACCCAAAATCATGCATAAATCTTAGTATCTCTCTAAATTTTATTGGTTTGGTCAGAAACATGCATAAATCTTGGTATCTCACTAGCATGTCCTCGGGTGATTAACTTTTAAGATGgggttaaaaaaaaattacaaataaaatatattt is a window encoding:
- the LOC107635378 gene encoding chaperone protein ClpB3, chloroplastic, whose product is MDSSSALEKYGKDLTKLAKDKKLDPVVGRQNEIQSCIQILSRRTKNNPVLIGEHGVGKTAIAAGIAWRIAEGDDIFLDKRLISLDVGALDAEPKKFEQGMNAIIDEVTKSNGEIMLFVDDIHKIVAEDVLRRSISRGELRCIGATTMDEYHKHIEKDPTLARSFSPVYVDEPSIEETISILEGLRPKYEQHHRVRISKRALKKAALLSDQHIIGNFLPAKAIELIDDTASAKVVNLQTVSKHVGSDKSKLIPESETEKLSLESSIDEVTDDNIVAIVSKKTKIPEWKLKQSEEEKLLHLEEELRKRVVGQGHAVEAVVKAVQRSRVGLGNQKRPTASFMFMGPMGVGKTKLAKALAYLLFNTEEALVRFDMSAYKEKQAVSRLIGSPPEEGGLLTEAVRRRPYSVILFDEIEKAHPELLDEVLLPILDEGKIKDAAGRLVNFTNTVIIMTSNAGSKLVLEDADNITNKLSYQELKEKAISELQQPELINRVDESVVFQPLDADQIISIVKLKLNDLSRKMEQDKGMKIQVMEDALKLLGRWGRDLNYGAWPVKRVIQKKVEDELAKGILVEKFKQGDTIVIDAVASSSSTSSRELSFTKPQKDKSSTSNVFPFTLVA